From Tepidimicrobium xylanilyticum, the proteins below share one genomic window:
- a CDS encoding DUF5049 domain-containing protein: MAIRDSGACNMFDLPRVQEEAYKMGFYELVVFLNGHKKEYAEFILTGKR, translated from the coding sequence ATGGCCATACGGGACAGCGGTGCCTGTAATATGTTTGACTTGCCAAGAGTACAGGAAGAGGCATATAAAATGGGGTTTTATGAATTAGTAGTATTTCTTAATGGACACAAGAAAGAATATGCCGAGTTTATCCTAACAGGCAAACGATAA
- a CDS encoding gamma-glutamylcyclotransferase family protein — MSKEKGTIYLAYGSNLNLRQMAYRCPTAKVLGSAKLTGYRLLFRGGNGGAVATIEKQKGESVPVLLWRIMPNDEKALDRYEGYPHLYRKETVKVRFKGQWVPAMVYIMNEGRPLGAPGRYYYEVIRQGYLDAGFDISFLNKAVRDSISAAEKSEV, encoded by the coding sequence ATGAGCAAAGAAAAAGGAACCATATATTTAGCATACGGAAGCAATCTGAACTTAAGGCAGATGGCATACCGCTGCCCAACGGCAAAAGTGCTGGGGAGTGCAAAACTCACAGGATACCGGCTGTTATTCAGAGGAGGGAATGGCGGCGCAGTAGCGACAATAGAAAAACAAAAAGGTGAAAGTGTACCGGTACTGCTTTGGAGAATCATGCCTAATGATGAGAAGGCGCTGGACAGATATGAAGGTTATCCGCATCTATACCGGAAAGAAACGGTTAAGGTACGTTTCAAAGGGCAGTGGGTACCCGCAATGGTGTATATCATGAATGAAGGTAGACCTTTGGGAGCACCGGGTCGTTACTATTACGAGGTGATTCGGCAGGGCTATTTAGATGCGGGTTTTGATATTTCATTTCTCAATAAAGCGGTAAGAGATTCAATTTCAGCGGCAGAGAAGTCAGAGGTGTAG
- a CDS encoding amidoligase family protein, protein MLTTRFGIEVELTGITRKQAAKTAAAFLGGRIESSGDYYDTQKVIAPDGRIWKFMSDGSIRTQKKESCRIVAAGREYSVELVSPILTYREDIETLQELIRRLRKAGGFANTSCGIHIHIDGANHTPRSIRNFINIIASKNDLFYKALQIAPDRMRFCKKMDAALVEKMNRRKPKTMAAIESIWYEGYSESRSTHYHNSRYHFLNLHSFFNGNGTIELRGFNSELHAGKIRSYIVLALALNHQALTQKCASSKKPQVENEKFAMRTYLNRIGLIGDEFKNCREHLCKHLDGNAAWRFRAA, encoded by the coding sequence ATGCTTACAACGAGATTTGGAATCGAGGTAGAATTGACGGGGATTACAAGAAAACAGGCGGCAAAAACTGCAGCAGCTTTTCTTGGAGGAAGGATTGAATCCAGTGGAGATTATTACGATACCCAAAAGGTTATAGCACCGGATGGACGGATATGGAAATTCATGAGCGACGGGAGCATCCGGACTCAGAAAAAGGAAAGCTGCCGGATTGTAGCGGCAGGCCGGGAATATAGTGTCGAGTTGGTAAGTCCGATACTGACATACCGCGAAGATATTGAAACCCTGCAGGAGTTGATAAGGAGGCTTCGCAAGGCTGGAGGTTTTGCAAACACAAGCTGTGGAATTCATATCCATATAGACGGGGCAAACCACACGCCGCGAAGCATTCGTAATTTTATCAACATTATCGCCAGTAAGAATGACCTTTTCTATAAGGCATTGCAGATTGCACCGGACAGGATGCGGTTTTGCAAAAAGATGGATGCAGCACTGGTTGAGAAGATGAACCGGCGTAAGCCCAAAACCATGGCGGCGATTGAAAGTATATGGTACGAAGGTTACAGCGAAAGCCGAAGCACCCATTACCACAATAGCAGGTACCATTTTTTGAACCTGCACAGCTTTTTTAACGGCAACGGGACTATTGAGCTTCGAGGCTTTAACAGCGAACTTCATGCGGGGAAAATCAGAAGCTACATAGTGCTTGCCCTTGCGCTAAACCATCAAGCATTAACCCAAAAATGTGCTTCCAGCAAGAAACCGCAGGTTGAAAACGAGAAATTTGCCATGCGGACATACCTCAACCGCATAGGGCTTATTGGTGATGAGTTCAAAAACTGCCGGGAGCATCTTTGCAAACACCTTGATGGTAACGCAGCATGGCGGTTTCGGGCAGCATAG
- a CDS encoding DUF4314 domain-containing protein, translating into MSVRGFPSKETVLRLKEQYPPGTRVELICMDDPYSKLKPGDQGTVSFVDDIGTIHINWDSGSSLGAAYGVDMIRKL; encoded by the coding sequence ATGAGTGTAAGAGGCTTTCCTTCAAAAGAAACAGTCCTTCGCCTTAAAGAGCAGTATCCGCCGGGAACACGCGTTGAGCTTATCTGCATGGATGATCCGTACTCTAAGCTGAAACCAGGAGACCAAGGTACAGTCTCTTTTGTAGATGATATCGGAACCATTCACATCAACTGGGACAGCGGTTCTTCTCTGGGTGCAGCTTATGGTGTAGATATGATCAGAAAGCTGTAA
- a CDS encoding DUF6329 domain-containing protein — MNDFHSTAFFVKHPFRIEELKVPHRCETRKRFAVVKTIELSKIDYDNFVADLCVDRTFIEENKGFCHVNEDGVWLCLLVKQRGQSDGVLVMPDGRDYPKYAAYYPGEEDEL, encoded by the coding sequence ATGAATGATTTTCATAGCACCGCCTTCTTTGTCAAGCATCCGTTTAGGATTGAGGAGCTAAAAGTGCCGCATCGGTGTGAGACGAGGAAACGATTTGCAGTTGTAAAAACCATCGAGCTTTCAAAGATTGACTATGACAACTTCGTTGCCGACCTATGCGTTGACCGCACATTTATTGAGGAAAACAAAGGGTTTTGTCACGTTAATGAGGATGGAGTGTGGCTTTGCTTGCTGGTTAAGCAGCGGGGACAGTCTGATGGAGTGTTGGTAATGCCGGATGGTAGAGATTATCCAAAGTATGCCGCATATTATCCTGGAGAGGAGGACGAGCTATGA
- a CDS encoding virulence factor: MSNNSFRFSQKIVGQERKAIASVIAEALEGQVRYAGAPEFLYEIKDEKSAGSWTIDRDSVVHSPKISLNEIKTIRSVIDTLNVEGFSAEGTMTITLSLEGFSAISLENLNNMLASKETLIKKAMLIEGELVVLAENDEISFPFWNATLNADEVQTYITLAKQMAEQAKLQKRVLRNEKPADNEKYAFRCFLLRLGFIGDNFKTERKVLLSRLSGNGAYRKGRAKAVDENE; encoded by the coding sequence ATGAGCAATAACAGCTTTCGCTTTTCACAGAAGATTGTCGGTCAGGAGAGAAAAGCCATTGCCTCGGTCATAGCTGAAGCCCTTGAAGGCCAGGTGCGCTATGCCGGAGCACCGGAGTTTTTGTATGAGATTAAAGACGAAAAATCTGCTGGCAGTTGGACGATTGACAGGGACAGTGTGGTTCACTCACCGAAAATCAGTCTCAATGAAATAAAAACCATCCGTTCAGTTATTGACACGTTGAATGTGGAGGGCTTTTCAGCAGAGGGGACCATGACAATTACTCTTTCGTTGGAGGGCTTTAGCGCGATTAGCCTTGAAAACCTAAATAATATGCTGGCCAGCAAAGAGACATTGATAAAGAAGGCGATGTTGATTGAGGGGGAACTTGTAGTCTTAGCTGAAAATGATGAGATTTCCTTCCCTTTCTGGAACGCGACTTTAAATGCTGATGAAGTGCAGACCTATATAACGCTGGCAAAGCAGATGGCAGAACAGGCAAAATTACAGAAGCGAGTACTGCGCAACGAAAAACCAGCAGATAATGAAAAATATGCTTTTCGCTGTTTCCTGCTTAGGTTGGGATTTATAGGTGATAACTTCAAAACTGAACGCAAGGTGCTGCTTTCAAGGCTGTCCGGCAACGGGGCGTACCGGAAAGGCAGAGCAAAGGCGGTGGACGAAAATGAATGA
- a CDS encoding site-specific DNA-methyltransferase, translating to MDILKIPTEKLKPSKYNPRKDLKPGDPEYEKLRRSIEEFGYVEPVIWNKRTGNIVGGHQRYKVLTALGYKEIDCVVLDLDEQREKALNVALNKISGEFDIPLLTDLLMDLNEDGFDVSLTGFDAAEIDELFRDKTAANVKEDNFDTEKAIAEIKTPVTKKGDIWVLGSHRLMCGDSTMLSDVQKLMNGQKARFVFTDPPWNVDYGSDTRHPSWKPRQILNDNMSTEEFGAFLLRAFKCMKEVSEAGCMTYVVMSAQEWGSLMNVMREAGYHWSSTIIWKKDSLVLSRKDYHTQYEPIWYGWLDGTRLCPLKDRKQSDVWEIPRPKVSEEHPTMKPVSLVAKAMLNSSHIGDLTLDLFGGSGTTMIAAQQTGRVCFMMELDSKYCDVIVKRYVSQFGTDSVFLVTGSEKIPYAETQID from the coding sequence ATGGATATACTGAAAATACCAACAGAAAAACTAAAACCTTCGAAATATAATCCGCGGAAAGATTTAAAGCCTGGTGACCCTGAATATGAAAAATTACGTCGGTCTATTGAAGAGTTTGGATATGTAGAGCCGGTTATATGGAATAAACGCACCGGGAATATTGTCGGCGGACATCAGCGTTATAAAGTACTTACAGCTTTGGGGTATAAGGAGATCGACTGTGTTGTACTTGATTTGGATGAACAGCGGGAAAAGGCACTCAATGTCGCGCTGAATAAAATCAGTGGTGAGTTTGATATTCCGCTTTTGACCGATCTGCTTATGGATTTAAATGAAGATGGTTTTGACGTTTCTCTTACCGGGTTTGATGCTGCGGAAATTGATGAGTTGTTCCGTGATAAAACAGCCGCTAATGTCAAAGAGGATAATTTCGATACAGAAAAGGCAATTGCAGAGATTAAAACTCCGGTTACCAAAAAGGGCGACATATGGGTACTTGGCAGCCACCGTCTGATGTGCGGTGATAGCACCATGCTTTCAGATGTGCAAAAGCTGATGAACGGACAAAAGGCGAGATTTGTTTTCACCGACCCACCCTGGAATGTTGATTACGGTTCAGATACCAGGCATCCAAGCTGGAAGCCAAGACAAATTCTAAATGACAATATGAGCACCGAAGAATTCGGTGCTTTTTTATTGCGCGCTTTTAAATGCATGAAAGAGGTTTCTGAAGCCGGATGCATGACCTATGTGGTAATGAGTGCTCAGGAATGGGGCAGTTTGATGAACGTCATGCGGGAGGCAGGGTATCACTGGTCGAGCACAATTATATGGAAAAAAGACAGCTTGGTACTATCAAGAAAGGACTATCATACCCAGTACGAGCCGATCTGGTATGGTTGGCTTGATGGAACACGCCTTTGCCCGCTTAAAGACCGTAAACAGTCAGATGTTTGGGAGATACCCCGTCCTAAAGTATCGGAGGAGCACCCTACCATGAAGCCGGTATCGCTTGTAGCAAAGGCAATGCTCAATAGTTCCCATATTGGAGATTTAACTCTTGACCTGTTCGGTGGTTCTGGTACGACAATGATTGCGGCACAGCAGACCGGGCGGGTTTGTTTTATGATGGAGCTTGACTCGAAATACTGCGATGTGATTGTAAAGCGCTATGTTTCACAATTTGGCACAGATTCAGTATTCTTGGTAACAGGTAGTGAAAAAATACCTTACGCGGAAACACAGATTGATTAA
- a CDS encoding site-specific DNA-methyltransferase codes for MNIQKISVEKLNPAAYNPRKDLKPGDKEYEKLKRSIEEFGYVEPVIWNQKTGNVVGGHQRLKVLLDLGQTEIDCVVVDLDPQREKALNLALNKIQGEWDENKLAELMAELDAGAFDVSLTGFDASEIDELLNRWYSKEAIQDSFDIDKAHEEIVQREPVTKRGDIWLLGNHRLMCGDSTKDEDFEKLMEGCHAQMAVTSPPYGVGKEYEKAGIEPWFETVRPVIRNLCRYADIVCWNLGDLYATGSQFIEPTSVYSVNMFLENGYRPIWIRIWKKQGQNFGVGPYNLVSNKPVQQYEYISAFSNKGEVEEYNDQEYVWLSAFAGHSYKFVKRLTKEERKKWGYAGIWEMTTVRANKEHPAMFPVELPWRCIKMHSDKGGIVLEPFSGSGTTIIAAEQTERKCYAMELSPVYCDLAVKRWEEFTGEKAIKLEG; via the coding sequence ATGAACATACAAAAAATATCTGTTGAAAAACTTAATCCAGCAGCATACAACCCGCGCAAGGATTTAAAACCTGGCGATAAGGAATATGAAAAGCTAAAACGGTCAATAGAGGAATTTGGCTATGTGGAGCCTGTTATCTGGAACCAAAAAACAGGTAATGTGGTAGGCGGGCATCAACGCTTAAAGGTTTTGCTGGACTTGGGACAGACTGAGATAGACTGCGTTGTAGTGGATCTTGACCCGCAGAGAGAAAAAGCGCTTAATCTTGCTCTTAATAAGATTCAGGGAGAGTGGGACGAGAATAAACTGGCTGAACTGATGGCTGAGTTGGACGCAGGTGCATTTGATGTTTCGCTTACAGGGTTTGACGCTTCTGAAATAGACGAACTGCTTAACCGATGGTACTCCAAAGAGGCGATACAAGACAGCTTTGACATAGATAAAGCGCATGAGGAAATTGTGCAGCGCGAGCCTGTAACGAAGCGGGGCGATATCTGGCTTCTCGGGAATCATCGCTTGATGTGCGGCGACTCTACTAAGGATGAGGATTTTGAGAAGTTGATGGAAGGGTGTCACGCACAGATGGCAGTGACTTCCCCTCCATATGGGGTAGGCAAAGAATATGAAAAGGCCGGGATTGAACCATGGTTCGAGACAGTACGCCCAGTGATTAGAAACCTGTGCAGGTATGCAGATATTGTCTGCTGGAACTTAGGTGATCTCTATGCCACCGGCTCTCAGTTTATTGAACCAACCAGTGTTTACAGTGTGAACATGTTTTTGGAAAACGGTTACCGCCCTATCTGGATCCGCATTTGGAAGAAGCAAGGGCAAAATTTCGGCGTAGGACCCTATAATCTTGTTTCAAACAAGCCGGTTCAGCAGTATGAGTATATTTCAGCCTTCAGCAATAAAGGAGAAGTTGAGGAATATAACGATCAGGAATATGTATGGCTTTCAGCCTTTGCGGGACACAGTTATAAATTTGTGAAACGGCTTACAAAGGAAGAACGCAAGAAATGGGGTTATGCTGGGATATGGGAGATGACCACTGTACGGGCAAACAAGGAGCATCCTGCAATGTTCCCTGTGGAGCTTCCATGGCGGTGCATCAAAATGCACAGCGACAAAGGCGGTATTGTGCTTGAACCGTTCTCTGGTAGCGGAACTACTATAATTGCGGCTGAACAGACCGAGCGTAAATGCTACGCAATGGAGTTATCCCCTGTTTACTGTGATTTAGCTGTTAAGCGCTGGGAGGAATTCACCGGTGAAAAAGCCATCAAACTGGAGGGTTAA
- a CDS encoding P27 family phage terminase small subunit, translating to MAKDGTNRGGARIGAGQKKKPLADKILEGNPGRRKLMVMEFTDVAELEGESMPPPRDCLAAKQKNGKTTLAVEIYEKTWQWLKERRCVHLIPAQLIEQYAQSVARWIQCEECITEFGFLAKHPTTGNAIPSPYVAMSQSFMKQANNLWYQIYQVVRENCATEYKGATPHDDVMEKLLTARRGG from the coding sequence ATGGCAAAGGACGGTACCAACCGCGGCGGGGCACGTATCGGTGCAGGACAGAAGAAAAAGCCTCTGGCGGATAAGATTTTGGAAGGAAACCCCGGCAGACGAAAGCTCATGGTAATGGAGTTTACGGATGTTGCGGAACTGGAAGGAGAGAGCATGCCGCCACCGAGGGATTGTCTTGCTGCAAAGCAGAAGAACGGAAAAACAACACTGGCGGTGGAAATATACGAAAAAACATGGCAGTGGCTTAAGGAACGCAGGTGTGTTCACCTTATCCCTGCGCAGCTTATAGAGCAATATGCCCAGAGTGTGGCGCGGTGGATCCAGTGCGAGGAATGTATCACTGAATTTGGCTTTCTTGCTAAGCATCCGACAACTGGCAATGCCATCCCGTCACCTTATGTGGCTATGAGTCAAAGCTTTATGAAACAGGCCAATAACCTGTGGTATCAAATTTATCAAGTCGTGCGGGAAAACTGTGCTACCGAATACAAGGGGGCTACTCCTCACGATGATGTTATGGAAAAACTACTGACAGCCAGGAGGGGTGGCTGA
- a CDS encoding HNH endonuclease translates to MPRKPKRPCSFPGCPELTDGRYCDMHQRQMDAYYNKYERDPQTRKRYDRRWKRIRDRYISEHSLCEECQKYGRLTPAEEVHHIIPLSKGGTNADNNLMSLCKQCHSSITAREGERWARR, encoded by the coding sequence ATGCCAAGAAAACCAAAAAGGCCTTGCTCCTTTCCTGGCTGTCCTGAACTGACGGACGGAAGGTACTGTGACATGCATCAAAGGCAAATGGATGCTTATTACAACAAATACGAACGAGATCCCCAAACAAGAAAACGCTATGACCGGAGATGGAAACGCATCAGGGACAGATATATCTCAGAGCATTCGCTTTGCGAGGAGTGCCAAAAGTACGGAAGGCTTACACCAGCCGAAGAGGTACATCATATTATCCCTTTATCCAAAGGCGGAACCAATGCAGACAATAACCTTATGAGCCTGTGCAAACAATGTCACTCATCGATCACTGCTCGCGAAGGAGAACGATGGGCAAGACGGTAG
- a CDS encoding VRR-NUC domain-containing protein has protein sequence MYGTAGIPDIIACVNGRFIAFEIKTPSGKTTKLQEATIRKILNAGGVAAIVHSVDEVKVILEKHGLL, from the coding sequence ATGTACGGGACAGCGGGGATACCAGACATTATTGCCTGTGTAAATGGACGGTTTATAGCTTTTGAAATAAAAACCCCATCGGGAAAGACAACAAAACTGCAGGAAGCAACTATAAGGAAAATCCTCAATGCAGGAGGAGTGGCAGCGATTGTTCATTCGGTAGATGAGGTGAAGGTTATTCTGGAAAAGCATGGCCTTCTATAA
- a CDS encoding phage NrS-1 polymerase family protein translates to MSISFPKELANRKQWICWRLEPNTKDGRDSKIPYNPLTGRKASSTNPNDWSTLDDAIAAKEQYLYTGLGFVFAKSGGLVGIDIDHCRDKNTGELSDTAKDILERFPSYTEISPSGTGLHIFYKGEMPAKGNKNTKTGVEMYAHSRYFTMTGERLPGTPDYITEDNGALAWIHENYIKSKKRGGKSKKDSKVVKLEPLTDEEILEKARTAENHKEFDLLWEGKWQEAGYPSQSEADLALCCMLAFWSGKNKEQMDRLFRNSGLFREKWDTVHHASGATYGQETLDKAIEVTENVYSRESESVIFEHEGRYYRTRGESVYPITNFIIQPVEMIVSEDETQMTADLITIRDEIYRQTFMTTDFNNIQKFKNILNRRTISLGYFGSEGDLELLKGYISEMEWVRKTGVKALGIYEHGGRMVYVSTDGAIEAGGSIVEDIVQLDKYKSITTDILTFEPLTKKQLIMLGEWLLSYNEPIKTVSVMAWVAGCFIKPHLKKSGIKFPHLLLVGEQGSGKSNTLERVILPVFSCSKIRAATQVTAFTLMKESASSNLIPQLMDEFKPSKIDKLRLNALYNHLRDAYDGHEGVRGRADQSAVTYELLAPIIVAGEESPDEAAIRERSIELLFSKKDLKPASHRQAFYKLCAKADLLGSFGRSLLDIALRVSVAEAEKWYEEAKSEISDEFPSRIVNNLACCYAGLSLVNKLCEFLNVTWAEVFPINKGACIRYLQNGVQEYLLDGGSNNKTIVEQTLEIMARMKLAPNQDYTFDKDGKVIGIRFCDVYDRYTKYRRDYAITGECLPYNQFLKQLRQSDFFIESNKTMRFGNETKKAWALDFSILKERCDVSGFEITDIEPL, encoded by the coding sequence GTGAGCATCTCATTCCCTAAAGAATTGGCAAACCGGAAGCAATGGATATGCTGGCGTCTGGAACCAAACACAAAGGACGGAAGAGACAGTAAAATCCCTTATAATCCCTTAACTGGTAGAAAAGCCTCAAGCACTAACCCAAACGACTGGTCGACGCTTGACGATGCGATTGCGGCAAAAGAACAATACCTCTATACCGGATTAGGTTTTGTATTCGCAAAAAGCGGAGGTTTAGTAGGGATAGACATAGATCACTGCCGCGACAAAAACACTGGGGAATTAAGCGATACCGCCAAGGATATCCTTGAGCGGTTTCCGTCCTATACGGAAATCAGCCCTTCAGGAACTGGGCTTCATATTTTCTATAAAGGGGAGATGCCTGCTAAGGGCAATAAAAACACTAAAACCGGCGTTGAAATGTATGCCCACAGCAGATACTTCACAATGACTGGCGAGCGACTGCCAGGGACCCCTGATTACATTACTGAAGATAACGGGGCACTGGCCTGGATACATGAGAATTATATCAAAAGTAAAAAGCGGGGAGGAAAAAGCAAGAAAGACAGTAAGGTGGTTAAGCTAGAGCCGCTTACAGATGAAGAAATTCTGGAGAAAGCCCGTACAGCCGAAAACCATAAGGAATTTGATCTGCTATGGGAAGGAAAATGGCAGGAAGCAGGGTATCCGAGCCAGTCCGAAGCCGACCTTGCTCTTTGCTGTATGCTGGCTTTTTGGTCAGGCAAAAACAAAGAGCAGATGGACAGGCTGTTTAGAAATTCCGGGTTATTCCGGGAAAAGTGGGATACGGTACATCATGCAAGTGGAGCAACATATGGGCAGGAGACACTGGATAAGGCCATTGAAGTTACAGAGAACGTATACAGCCGCGAAAGCGAGTCAGTTATCTTTGAACATGAGGGCAGGTATTACCGCACCAGAGGCGAAAGTGTGTATCCTATAACAAACTTTATCATTCAGCCGGTGGAGATGATTGTATCAGAAGATGAAACGCAAATGACTGCTGATCTTATTACAATACGTGATGAAATATACCGCCAGACATTTATGACTACCGACTTCAATAACATCCAAAAGTTTAAAAATATCTTGAACCGCCGGACAATATCCTTAGGTTATTTTGGCTCAGAAGGAGATTTGGAACTGCTGAAAGGTTATATATCTGAAATGGAGTGGGTAAGGAAAACAGGGGTCAAGGCTCTTGGAATTTATGAGCATGGCGGGCGGATGGTCTATGTTTCAACGGATGGTGCCATTGAAGCCGGAGGCAGCATTGTTGAAGATATCGTGCAGCTTGATAAGTATAAAAGCATAACAACCGATATCCTAACCTTTGAGCCATTGACAAAGAAACAGCTTATTATGCTTGGTGAATGGCTCCTCAGCTATAACGAGCCCATAAAAACGGTATCAGTAATGGCCTGGGTGGCCGGATGCTTCATTAAACCGCATCTTAAAAAATCAGGCATCAAGTTTCCTCATTTATTGCTTGTCGGAGAACAAGGCAGCGGAAAAAGTAATACATTGGAGCGGGTTATTCTGCCGGTATTTTCGTGCAGCAAAATCCGCGCGGCTACGCAGGTTACTGCATTTACACTGATGAAGGAATCTGCATCATCGAATCTGATACCGCAGTTGATGGATGAGTTCAAGCCTTCAAAGATAGATAAGTTAAGGCTAAATGCCTTATACAACCATCTTCGAGATGCATATGACGGCCATGAAGGTGTCCGCGGTAGGGCGGATCAAAGTGCTGTTACTTATGAACTGTTGGCACCTATTATTGTAGCTGGTGAGGAATCGCCGGATGAAGCGGCCATCAGAGAACGGAGCATAGAATTGCTATTCAGCAAGAAGGACTTAAAACCAGCCAGCCATAGACAAGCATTTTATAAGCTGTGTGCAAAAGCGGATCTGCTTGGCAGCTTCGGTCGGAGCCTGCTGGATATAGCACTCAGAGTATCGGTTGCTGAGGCAGAGAAGTGGTATGAGGAAGCAAAGTCAGAGATATCTGATGAGTTTCCATCTCGTATCGTCAATAATCTCGCCTGTTGCTATGCCGGATTGAGCCTAGTAAACAAACTGTGTGAATTCCTTAATGTAACGTGGGCTGAAGTATTTCCCATTAACAAAGGGGCATGTATTCGATATCTTCAAAACGGTGTGCAGGAGTACTTGCTGGATGGCGGCAGCAATAACAAGACCATTGTAGAACAGACGCTGGAAATCATGGCCCGGATGAAACTGGCTCCGAATCAAGACTACACTTTTGATAAAGATGGCAAGGTTATCGGGATTCGTTTCTGTGATGTATATGACCGCTATACCAAGTACAGACGCGATTATGCAATCACTGGTGAATGTCTTCCATATAACCAGTTTTTGAAGCAATTGAGGCAAAGTGACTTTTTTATAGAGAGCAATAAAACGATGCGTTTCGGGAATGAAACAAAAAAAGCGTGGGCTCTTGATTTCTCAATACTGAAAGAGCGATGCGATGTGAGCGGCTTTGAAATCACAGATATTGAGCCTCTTTAG